The nucleotide window TAATTACCTCGCTGATAGTTGTGTATATGTAAACTAGTTAAGTGAGACACCTACGACAGAACAGATGGAAGAGTATATACTACTTATAAATCATGGTCAATTGTCATatctaagaagaagaaaaagaaagttaaGATTACAATGATGTGTTCTCTGTTAATTGGCTGCTAACCCTCAAGATCGAGATGCTAATGATATAGCAGGAATaatatttcttttagtttttagtTAATTATCTCTACAATAAATAGTCACTAAGCTAAACTGTCTCACAATAAAGTAAATATAAAATTCAATTACTGTAATTTCagccaaaaagaaaaaattgcaAGAATTTTTGCGACAAAAATTATTACAGCGTTGAGACCATGTGATGTTACAGTGTTTCATCAGCCCCATATTGAACTTTAATCATAAAATACTGTCACTCTGAGATTCTTAGCAGAagtattataaaaaaaaagatttggtCTTCCTGTTTTGACCAGTGTAACTGTTTAGAATATTAACGAATCAAAACACTGATCCTAGCATTTTATTAACTACATATTAGCACATCTCACGAGCTAAAAAAGACAAAACTATTACAATATGTCGATGTTAATACAAGGCACATGTTACAAACAAAGCAAAACTGGGTTAGTATCTAGTTTCCTATGGCAAAAATTTGTGGAggtaaaacaaaaaaattattttggttTTCAAGGATTTGATCCGTGGAAAGGCTGGTAATTGTTGATTGGAGGTTTGTGACGGGGTTTGCTTCCTGATCCTGGACCTCCACTATAGTCCTTGTTCATCATGTTCAAAGACTCACCATTATCACACTGCATCTTGAAATTAAAGGGAAAGGAAATTGAGAGAAAATAATAGCATAGAAATTAGTCAAACTAGTCTCAAACAATTAATagtgtattattattaaatttattACGCATAATTAACAGGAGGGTTAAGAACAGTAACCTGATCCTGATGATGTAAGTTCTTTCGTGAGTTACCAATTGGATTGGCTGAACCAATGTTGTTTCCTGCATTGTAAACGATAAAATAACCAAATTCAGAAGCCATTTTTTTGTTTTACCCTTCCTTATTTCCAGCGAACTAGCTAGTTTCACGAAatgcaacaacaaacaacaacaacccagtataatcccacttagtggggtttggggagggtagtgtgtacgcagaccttacccctaccctggggtagagaggctgtttccaaatagacccccgacatccttcccctccaagaacttcccaccttgcttttggggagactcgaactcacaacctcttagtttCACGAAAtgcaaattaaataaataatctgaTTGAAGAATTTAGACACTTCATGAAACGAGGCAGGTAAAAGAACGGATGCAGTAGAAAGAATTGCGATACTCTTGCACATAATGAGAATTTGAAAATTCTTCTGAAATTTTCTATTGGATACATACAAGTATACTAGTCTTTTTCACAAAGAAAAACAACAGCTAATTAGATCTAAAATGGCCAAAAAGATTCTCTTGAGTTAATTCTCTGTAGCTAACTCAGTTATTCTTAGGAGGGTGCGGTCTTGCCATGTGATAATCAGCATTAACAGCGACGAAACTTCCTTTATTGACCTTCGACAATGAATGGCTAGTATTCAATTTACTTGACAGTAAAACTCTCAACTTATTCCCCTGCCTTTTATGGTTTAAATTTCCAACAGAATGTGTTACACTTGCACCTGAATTCTTTGAATCTTCCTCTGTCTTGATGCTACCTTCCACTTTCTTCATATTCCTTCTTTCTATCAACATTTTTCTTCCATCCATTCTTCTAGTATTGAGTAATACCTTCTCCACACTCTGATGACTCCTAGCTAGTTCCATGGCAAAACCATTTTCTGCTTCACGGACCATAACAAAGGTTTGCTTAGCTGCAGAAGAGTCAACTTTTAATTAGATTTTCATAGGAAAAAGAAGGAATTAATCTGTTGATTTAGTAAAAATTAAACATTTTTGTGGACTgggaacaaaaggaaaaaaaaaagtagtaCGTACCTTGGTCAGTATGAGCAATTGAAACCTTTATGGCTGGGAAAATGAAAAACAGAACAAGCATAAAAGAACTAAAACTTAAGGACACCATTTTGACTATTTCTTTTGGTAAGGGTATGTATGTTACTGATCTGCAACAAAGGAGAGGATGCACATGAAAGGAAAGTTGGAGATTTATAGAAAGCCCAAATTCCAAACCCAAGTCAAAGCTAGGGTTAGAACAACTTAAATTTTTGTCATTGCTTAAAAAAATACTCTCCAACgagtactttcctttttagtctgtttcaaaataaatgacacatttctaaatttggaaataattcaactttaaactcttttattttactcatttacccttaatgagaagcttttatagacACACAAATAAAAAGTGGAAGATGGTCTTTTCTTGGTAGTAGATTAATTTACCGGGATGTTAGGGAAAAGGGTTATGATTGCGTGGAATGGAAGATACAGTTGTCTGCCGCCATGCATGCTACGAGGATTAGTCTGTTTTGTTGGCCTATATATCTAGCCCTTTAACTAGAGTATTATCATTTTTAGCCCACatcagaaattatttatatttgatagccgaaaaaatgtataaaatttaatataatttttgtatataacatacataatgtatatatatatatatacacaaaaaatatacaacttttttatatttttcggctattatttttacagcagttatatattgttatttttccttcatttttcacGCACTGATCCCTTACTTCAATTTAACGGTACTAGCTTTTTCATTTTAAAACTAatactcccttcgtttcaatttatgtgaacctgtagtttaagagaagaatgaagacttttagaatttatagttctaaacaagtcaaaaagggaccCAGAATATTTATGTTGTTATAAAAATTTCTCGTTAAGAataaaattgtaagtttaagctaaattgtttccaaatttagaaaggggtcattttttttggaacagaccaaaaaagaaataggttcacataaactggaacgaaTGGAGTATTAAGGAAGAAGCTAGGAGTGGGATTGTGACACAAATAGCCCGTCAGAttcaatttttactttttttagtcggtatatatagattatgtacataattatgcatatattgtacataaattgtatgtatattatatattcgCCGGCTATTTATAGTTTAAGAGATTAAGTGAacgactatttgggttaattcttcctattttatttttttaacccTTGATTTTATAAGCATACTCTCTCTTGAGTCCTATCTCAAGATATTAACCGTTGATTTTATAAAAGTAGTATATTTATTGGCCTTTTTCAAAAAGTAATTGTGAATTCGGCTGGCTACTTGGTCATTTGGGAATGGGGCTTTTGGGAGTGTAATTTATAACTCgggattgttacacaaatagccagcCAGATTTAATCTTTATTTTTTTAGTCGGTATACATAGACTAtacatagttatatatatattttatatgaattatacatatattatatatccgTTGGTTATTTTAAGTTTAAGAGATTATGTGGGCGGCTATTTGGGTCAAATcttcttttgtttattatttactccctccggttcacaataagtgaccaatttgatttttcattttcgttcaaaataagtgtctagttatgtaatcaagaaagaattcaatttatttttacaaaataaccCCTATGTAtatatccctaaaaagttttcttaaCCCTCAAATTAAATGTTTAATTAGGGGTAGTTTAGTCATAGTAAGTAATTTatatagaatttagtattttcttaatggacGTGCTAAAAacaaattgatcacttattgtgaaccggatagAGCAGTACTTTATACATCACTCTATAATTAAGTTCTTGGTAAAATTAACGGTGAGCCTAACTCTAGGATTTAGAAGCGTGTCGGTCCTGGTCAAATATTAAACGCACATGATTAGTGAAAATTCTCATGTATATTCTATTAGTTAATAAGCATGGTGATTAGCGAGCAGAGTTCCCAATGAGTCAGTCAGGGGGAGAACCAAAATATTGTTGAAGAGGAAGGAGAAGAATATGGGCAAGTGGTAAAATTAAACTGCCTTGAATCATGAATAATTACTATAATATAACCACTCTGTTAACTTTACAATTAGGTTTTAACAAACAAGTCCAGAACACGAGGGCTCGCCCTCCCATTTTTTATCAGTGGGTGCAGCTTGTTCCTTAGTGTCTTCAACTCTAATTCCAATCAAAGGTTTGAACCGAATTAGTAATTTGGCTTTTAGGTGTAAACAAACAGTTCTCTGAAAAAGTAATTACCTAAGTTCAACGCATAAAGTTTTACTTAATCCACAGTCATTTACCTTGAGGTGTAAACACACAGTTTTGTGAGACCATCGTACCATCTTTATTGattccaaaataagtgatttttttagttgttttcacacatattaaaaaattcattttttaacattaattagcaatgaaattgaccatattaacattTACTATTTCTTCACATAAAGactccaacactatttactccaagggcaatgtagaaaaaagttttaatttattcttgaaatctggaaaaataacttattttggaccacaaaaagaggccaaaaaatcacttattttgaaccGAAAAAAATATTACTCTTCGAAATTCTGTGAATTAACCGACTAACTGAAAATTAATAAGCTACTACTCATCATTATAATTGATAATTAATTTTGCTTAATGTGGCTTATGAGAAGCTCATTTATTCACTGAAGCATGCATTGGACAAGTATAACAAACATCATGCAACTAAGTATAAACTTACTGGATTTCCATATCAGTTATGTGTTTGGTTCTATGAGCGCTTCCCAGATGTTCGGAAGAAGTATGTAGCAGAGGATGAGTACCTTGATATGCCTCAGGTCCCCAGGATGTTACGTTATGTATGCGTAGGAGAGCCTAAATATCCCGAACTTTATTATATGTTCAAAACTCATGAAGTaagttacttttttttatttttgtatttgtgttAATATACTGATGTATTAGTTTTTTTCTCCTCATAAT belongs to Nicotiana tabacum cultivar K326 chromosome 6, ASM71507v2, whole genome shotgun sequence and includes:
- the LOC107830893 gene encoding uncharacterized protein LOC107830893 yields the protein MVSLSFSSFMLVLFFIFPAIKVSIAHTDQAKQTFVMVREAENGFAMELARSHQSVEKVLLNTRRMDGRKMLIERRNMKKVEGSIKTEEDSKNSGNNIGSANPIGNSRKNLHHQDQCDNGESLNMMNKDYSGGPGSGSKPRHKPPINNYQPFHGSNP